The following coding sequences are from one Flavobacteriales bacterium window:
- a CDS encoding pyruvate dehydrogenase (acetyl-transferring) E1 component subunit alpha has product IENNNYAMGTSVARQSNVVDLYKTGHAYEMPSKPVDGMSCEAVHEAIAEAAERARKGEGPTLLEIKTYRYKGHSMSDPQKYRTKEEVEKYKAIDPIETVLNKIRKDKMATDKAIEDIQKKVNKEVDEAVKFAEESPFPDPSELYKDVYMQQDYPYIID; this is encoded by the coding sequence ATTGAAAATAACAACTACGCCATGGGTACCTCGGTAGCCCGCCAGTCCAATGTGGTTGACCTCTACAAAACAGGTCATGCTTACGAGATGCCTTCCAAACCCGTAGATGGCATGAGCTGTGAAGCGGTGCATGAAGCCATCGCAGAGGCAGCTGAACGCGCCAGAAAAGGCGAAGGCCCTACCCTCCTGGAAATAAAAACCTACCGTTACAAAGGCCACTCCATGTCCGATCCTCAGAAGTACCGGACCAAGGAAGAGGTGGAGAAATACAAAGCCATCGATCCGATCGAGACCGTTCTTAACAAGATCAGGAAAGATAAAATGGCCACTGATAAAGCCATTGAAGATATCCAGAAGAAGGTGAACAAAGAAGTGGATGAAGCGGTGAAATTTGCCGAAGAATCACCGTTCCCGGACCCATCCGAACTTTACAAGGATGTGTACATGCAGCAGGATTACCCCTACATCATCGACTAA